The Hemicordylus capensis ecotype Gifberg chromosome 13, rHemCap1.1.pri, whole genome shotgun sequence sequence GTTCTCAGACTTTTCAAATGTGCCTCTGCTTATGTCCAAATGACCAAATGATAATTGTGGTTTTATTTGTGGAAGGGGGTGCCCTTCCATTCCTGTTGGCATACCAGGTCAGATTGAAATCATTGATATTTGAACCGCAGCCTCCACACactgctgaagctcagtggtggagcacctgcTTTCCACGCAGAAAgtcttgggttcaatccctgacatccccaggtagggctgggaaagacctctgtctgaaaccctgaagaactgctgccagtcagtgcagacagtcatTGGgtaggggaacctctgtggaggGCAGCCCTAGATATTCAGTTGTTCACTCACAGGCATGGATACTTACGGCCAAGGAGTGCATCTTGTCACTTTGATTCCCAGAGTGCCTCTTTCTCATTCCCAGATCTCAGCTCTTCTGTTTAAAGCAGCTTGCTTCTTTTAAACATTATCTACCTATACCACATGATTGTTGTACATGGTGCCTCTCAGAATTGCCTAAGCAGGTCCTAGTTCCCGGGGCTTACAGTCGTAAACAGGTAATGTAGAAACAACAGAGAGAGGAACCCGCAAATTCAGGGAGGGACAGATATGGCCGGACCCTTTTGCATGTTCTCAAGCCTTGTTTCCAGCTGGGAATGAGGATTAAGAGGATAAACCAAAGATTATGTGGGAAAGGTGGCTTTTGAGGGGGATGTGAAGGGAGAGAGGGTCgcaaattattttttttctctttataggcagcagtttatttatttatttaaaatatttgtgccctgcccctccagtacacgattgctcggggtggctcacaactttGTCATTAAGGGTTAGGAGCATTTGGGGAATAGGAGAAGGCACATGATATTCCAGGGAGGGGGGAGTCTGAACAGATGGGACCTTCCTCCCTGTGCTGTTGCTAGATCTGTTTTCTTTCTCGAAACCTGCTGGATATTGTGACCTAttattcctttctctctctcttctccagttGCAATTTCTGAGCAGTTCTGTCCAGGAGACTGTGCCCAGGTTATGACGACTAATCCCAAACCGAACAAAGCATTAAAGGTAAGGTGGTGCCAGCAAAAAGGGCTTTGGGAAAGGGATTAGGTGAATTTTGGGGAGACGAACTCTAATGGCTAAGCTGAACCTCCATATACAGAGGCAGTATTCTACTATATCAGATGCTAGAGAGAAACAATGGAGGATGGCCATACCCTTCTTTTTTGCTTCCAGTGGCTTCTGGCTGCCCATTCAAAACAGAATCTGGACTCCATAGTTCTGGGCTGATCGTTCAAGAATTTATTGTGCTCTGTATCCAGTTTTCCCACTGGTACATCTTCTAAATTATTGCCTTCCCTGGCCCTCTAAGATTCACTGCCATAATATCTTTCCTGGCAACACAACAGCTATACAGCTTAACAGTGTCTTCAGAAATGCGTTTAGCATCTTtgctttattcttttttaaagaaacaatgtTTATGTAACTTGGATTTGGAGAACATCAGATAGCAGGAGACAGGAAAAAATTCTGAGAGACTAGTCAGCCACCGCTGGTTGGAGTAGACcccactgagctagatgaaccaatgatctgactcggtatagggcagcttccagtTCCTATTGTTTGGGGAAGGGGCCATAaaacagtggtagagcatatggtTTGCATACttaaagtcccaagttcaatccacAGCATCTCCAGCCAAGAAGATCGAGTAGCAGGTGATGGGATGGACCCTGCCTGAGACTCCAGAGAACAGCtgctagtcagagcagacagcGCTGAGCTAGATGAAGCCATGACCTGACTCAGCATTTAGGCAGCTTCATTCATATGTTCAGGTCCCCTAACAGATTTCCTGGATGTCCTGATATGGCCGTGGATTTCCCTACATGAACCATGTTCTCTTTCATTCCTGAGGAGAGGGGCATGGGAAGCCACTCCTGTACAGACAGCATCCTGAGGTTGATGTGGCTtctgaaagggaaggaagggaccACTCCACTGCTTCCTGCCCTTCCATTAATGCTACATCCTAAAGCAGCTTTGGAAAGTGGAGTGGCTGGGCACGCTGCCCACGAAATTGTGACTTCCTTATGGCCTGATCAGGCCAGTGTAAACGACAGTCCTACACATTATCCAATCAATAAGTTAGCTGACATTCTTGTTCCTTCTGGTTCCTTCTGGAGTCATCTTGCTGCTGGTAACTATCCCCCAGTAATGCAGACCCTATCAAGGACCAGGGCAGTATTGTGCTTGACACTGCAGATCTTACTATCTACAGTATGGAGAGAATAATTCTGATCTACTTTACACAACTCTTCTAAGAGATTTTCTGTTCCCAGAAAACAACCCCTGATGGAACTGAGTGCAGACATTTCATATGGTTGGGGCAACAACCAAAAAGGCTACACTCCTAATGGAAGCTGTTTTAGGGGCTGTAAAACAAGGAAATTTGAGTAGAGCTTCTCTGGCAGATTTCAAAGTGCAGGAAGGTTCCTCTGAGAAAAGACATGCCCTGAGATGCTTTAGATCCACGATCCTTTAGAGCTGTATGggtcaaaaccaacactttgGGTTGGACCCCAAAGCAAATCGGAAGCCAGCGCAGTTGTTGGAGAACGGTTGTAATCCATTTTTGTCGGTTTATCCTGTTCAAAAGATAAGCAGCAGTATTTTGAGCTAACTGGACAGTCTTCAAGAGTAGCTGCATCAGAGTAGTCTGATCTGGAAGGTACAGTCGTGATAGGCTACCCAGGCTCTCTGGTTGTTTGCATCCGTCATGACCTTtcttggtatctgcaggtcaagGAGGAGTCGGGAGAGAACGCCCCGGTGCTGAGTGACGATGAACTCGTGTCGATGTCTGTACGGGAGCTGAACCAGCACTTGAGGGGTCTCACGAAGGAGGAGGTCATCCGCCTGAAGCAGCGGCGACGCACACTCAAGAACCGGGGCTACGCAGCCAGCTGCCGCATCAAGCGGGTGACACAGAAGGAGGAGCTGGAGAGGCAGCGTGTTGAGCTGCAGCAGGAGGTGGAGAAGCTCGCCCGGGAAAACAGCAGCATGAAGGTGGAGCTGGACGCTCTGCGCTCCAAGTACGAGGCACTGCAGACCTTTGCTCGCACTGTCGCCCGGGGGCCTATCACCCCAACCAAAGTGGCCACCACCAGCGTAATCACCATTGTGAAATCGACAGAAATCTCATCTGCTTCAGTACCGTTTTCAGCAGCCTCCTAGAGTCCGAAGTGGAAGAACTAGCAGCCTGTTTTGAAGAGGAGGGTGGGATTCTGTCCACTTGCCTTCCTTGAGGATTGGCAGTCTATCTTTTCTGCAGTTGTCAAGTGGAGTCAACAAAGGGAACGCTAACCACCCGTTCTGCTGTGGACCTTGAGTTTGGTGAGCCTCTGGTGGACAAGTCTGGAACTCCACGTGCAGAAAGAGTTGCACCAAGAGGTCTTGCACAGCTCCTCCCTTCAGCCTCTTTTAGGTCCTCAGCAGTTCCCTGCCTGGGGGACGATGCCAGATTATCCTCTGGAGCAGTGTTGAATGCAACCGAATTGCCCAGAAATGGATGGCCTGGCAGAATCATCGGGCAGAACAGATGAAGGAAGAAGAATGGCATTTTCCTCCCTTTGGAAACAATAATAATGTCAGCCTCTCTCAGCTACCTCACAGAGAGGGTGATAAAGAACTTGGCTTTGGAGCAGCTTGGGCTGAGGGTTCATCAGAATGTCATGGGAGAGGGTCTTGTCTCTTCAGTTATGGGAAGCCTTCATGGATGAATGTCTACCAGTTGATGTGATTCCTTTTGGTTCCTGTTTCCTTCTCTGCTGTGTGGCCTAGGAAATGGAACGACGTCTGCAGAAATCTCCCATGAGCTGCTTCCTCATTATGCACCTGTGAATTGGGTGTCTTTATGTGGTCTCATTGCttccagatttctctctctctctctctctctctctctctctctcgttcatAAGGACAGCGTTTTAAATCTAGGCTCCACAATGCTGCAGAGAAGAGGAAATGGGAAACTATTAAGACTGGGACGTGGGCGGTGGTAAGTGGGTGGGCTGGGGAAAAGAGACATGCTAGAAGAGGAACAGTTATGATAGCAGCCGGTACTGTCAGAAGATGTTTTTGAACGCAGTAAA is a genomic window containing:
- the MAFK gene encoding transcription factor MafK isoform X1, translating into MRAGEESGKGMSEDLGRALQVQVAISEQFCPGDCAQVMTTNPKPNKALKVKEESGENAPVLSDDELVSMSVRELNQHLRGLTKEEVIRLKQRRRTLKNRGYAASCRIKRVTQKEELERQRVELQQEVEKLARENSSMKVELDALRSKYEALQTFARTVARGPITPTKVATTSVITIVKSTEISSASVPFSAAS
- the MAFK gene encoding transcription factor MafK isoform X2, translating into MTTNPKPNKALKVKEESGENAPVLSDDELVSMSVRELNQHLRGLTKEEVIRLKQRRRTLKNRGYAASCRIKRVTQKEELERQRVELQQEVEKLARENSSMKVELDALRSKYEALQTFARTVARGPITPTKVATTSVITIVKSTEISSASVPFSAAS